GCGCTCCATCTCGCCGCCGGCGCCCTCCTGCTCGCGCTTGTCCTGCTGCCCGCCGCGCTCGTCTTCTCCCTCGGCGGCGCGCTCTGGTTTCCCGGCGAATGGCAGGGCAACCTCTTCCGCGTATTTACTCCCTGGATACTCACCGGCTACGGCGCGTATCTCGCCGCCGCCGCCATCCTGCTTGAGACCAACTGGCGCCACCGCGTCTTTTACCTGCTCCTCTCCGCCGGGGCGCTCCGTCTCTTCCTGCTCGAAACCGCCTACGACACCTACGCCCGCATCCTGCCCGCGCTCGCGCTCTGGGTGCTCGCGCTGGTCCTCGTCCCGCTCTTCTCCAGCCATCGTTTCAGAAAGGGTCTCGCGCGATGAAACACGCCGCCCGCATCTTCCTCCTCGTCACCGGCGCGGCTCTCCTCGCGCACTACCTTCCCTTCGGCTGGCACATCCTCACGGCCAAGCGCCAGCGCGCCCCCGTCGTTTACTACAGCGACACCGGCGCCGGTTTTCTTTTTATCCGCATGGAAGGAACGGGCGGCAACACCCGCGTCCTCTACACCGACGCCACCGGGCGCACCCTCGAACGCGACGCCTTCGAGTCGCTGCTGCCGCTCACCTACTACGCCCAGCTCTACAAGAACGGCACCATGCCGAAGGAAATCGGCGGCGTGGCCATCATCCCCGGCGCGCTCCGGCGCGAACAGTTCAACCTCCGCGTCCGCCCCGAGCAACTCGACACCCCGCTCGTCCCGCTGCTCCCCGTGTTCGAAGCCGACGACGGCCGCGCGCGCCTCGAACCCCCGCCCGACTTCATGCGCATCACCGGAGCGGCGGCGTCCACGCCGCCGGACGCACGCGGGCGCGCCATCGAGTTTCTCGACCCCAAAACCAACACCATCCTCCCCGAAAAAAGCGCCCTCTACTCCGATGCCTTCGCCCGCGCCCGGTTTGTCTTTCCCGTCACCGCCGCCGGCTCCAATCCCACCTCCCTCAAACCCTACGACGAAGGCATCTACCTCGCCGACGCCGGGGGCCAGACCTTCCTGCTGCGGCAGGAACGCGGCCAGCCCGTCCTCCTCCGCGTGGCCGACCACGCCGCCGATCCCGAGGCGTGGCGCGCGCTCCGCCCCCGTCACATCATCGTCAACGAAATCGAAACCCGCGAACTCCGCGCCCTCATCATCGACGCCGACGGCAAACCTTGGCTCGCCGTCGGCGAGAATCACCGCCTGGTTCCGCTCCCCGTCACCCATTACAATCCCGCCTCCGA
This genomic stretch from Termitidicoccus mucosus harbors:
- a CDS encoding DUF4857 domain-containing protein; the protein is MKHAARIFLLVTGAALLAHYLPFGWHILTAKRQRAPVVYYSDTGAGFLFIRMEGTGGNTRVLYTDATGRTLERDAFESLLPLTYYAQLYKNGTMPKEIGGVAIIPGALRREQFNLRVRPEQLDTPLVPLLPVFEADDGRARLEPPPDFMRITGAAASTPPDARGRAIEFLDPKTNTILPEKSALYSDAFARARFVFPVTAAGSNPTSLKPYDEGIYLADAGGQTFLLRQERGQPVLLRVADHAADPEAWRALRPRHIIVNEIETRELRALIIDADGKPWLAVGENHRLVPLPVTHYNPASDALSLRGNLLHRLIVVQTDTTLEAVALDRDYRILDRHEETLPDPEARPAARVGRVLFPLAWWLSDSTSGYLGFHFRATTRDLLPAAFGLNALLLAAHVIILRRRKTLTPARLPDLAATAVLGLCGLIPALLLPRSD